The segment TCCGGTCGGCCGCCTGGTAGAAGAGGATGTTCATCCCCGCCATGGCCGTGCCGAACGCGACGATCGTGCCCCAGTCCGCGCGGCCGTAGCCGCGGACCTTCGGGCGGCAGACGATCAGCAGGACCGCCGCGGCGAGCACGAGCCGCAGGGTGACGACGCCGAGGGCGCCGGCCCGGGGCATGAGGAGGACGGCGAGAGCCGATCCGAACTGGACGGACAGCCCACCCGTGACGACGAGCGCGACGGGCCCGAAGCGGTGGCCCGCCAGGCCCTTCGGCCCCCGGGCGCGGACGGATCCGGGGGCGGTGCCCACCGGTTCCACGCCGGCCGCGACCGCCGCCGGGGTCACTTCCTTGACCGGACTGTCCACCGACCGCTCCTCCACACCAGACCACACCAGACCACACAACAAGGTTTAATGAACTGTACTCCCAGTTCACGATAATGCACTACAGGCGGTCCGTCCCGACGTCCCCCTCCCGCTCCCCTCCCCCAGCTCCCTCTCTCCCCTCCCACGCTACGAGCGTCCGCGCGGCGCCGGAAATGCCGATTGTGCTGCGGTTATGCTCCGGACGCATGAGCATCGAGCTACGCCACCTCCGCTGCTTCCTCGCCATCGCCGAGGAATCCAGCCTCACCAGGGCGGCCGCCCGGCTCCACCTCACCCAGCCCGCCGTCTCCCGTACGCTCGCCGCCCTCGAACAGCACCTCGGCGCCCGGCTGGTCGACCGCTCCACCCACCACATCGCCCTCACCGCCGAGGGCCGCGCCTTCCGGGACCGGGCCGCCGCAGCACTCGCCGCCTTCGAGGCCGCCGTCGACCCGGCCAGACTGCGCCACCGGCCGCTGCGCCTCGGACACGCCTGGTCGGCCTTCGGCCCGTACACCACGCCCCTGCTCCGGCGCTGGCAGCGCGAGCACCCCGAGACTCCCCTCGAACTCCTCCGCATCGACGACCGCACGGCCGGACTCACCCGGGGCGAGGTGGACGCGGCCCTGCTGCGGGGGCCGGTCGACGCGCCGGGCCTGGCCACCGAGGAGCTCACGACCGAGGAGCGCGTCGCCGCCGTGCCCGCCGACGGCCCGCTGGCCGACCGTCCCGCCCTCACCCTCGACGACCTGGCCGACGGCACCGTCGTCCTCAACACCGTCTCCGGTACGACCACCCTCACGCTCTGGTCGGCCGCCGCGCGCCCGGCGGCGACCGTGACGGTCGCCAACACCGACGACTGGCTCACGGCGATCGCGGCGGGCCGGGGCGTCGGCGTCTCCTCGGCGTCCACGGCGGCCCTGCACCCGCACCCGGGCGTCGCCTACCGGCCGCTGCCCGACGCGCCACCGCTGCCGGTGGTCCTGGCCTGGCGGGACGCGTTCCCGCACCCGGCGACGGGGGCGCTGGTCGCCATGGCGCGGGAGATCGTCAGCGGAAACTGAGAGCGAAGGCCAGGGCCGGCACCGAAGGCCAGGGCCGACGCCGAAAGCCAGGGTCGACACCGAAAGCCAGGGTCGACACCGAAAGCCAGAGCCGACGCCGAAAGCCGGCGCCGACACCGAAGGCCGCGGCCGTCGCGCCGCGCGGCCCGTCAGGAACGGTCCAGCACCGCGCCGCCCGCGTACCGCGCGGACGCACCCAGCTCCTCCTCGATCCTGATGAGCTGGTTGTACTTCGCCGTACGGTCGGACCGGGACAGCGAGCCGGTCTTGATCTGGCCGCAGCCCGTCGCCACCGCCAGGTCCGCGATGGTGGTGTCCTCCGTCTCGCCGGAGCGGTGCGACATGACGACGGTCCAGCCCGCGCGGTGCGCGGTGGCGACCGTGGCGAGGGCTTCGGTCAGGGTGCCGATCTGGTTGACCTTGACCAGGACGGAGTTGCCGACGCCGGTACGGATGCCCTCGCGCAGCAGATTCTCGTTGGTGCAGAAGACGTCGTCGCCGGTGAGCTGGCAGCGGTCGCCGACACGGGCGGTCAGCTCCCGCCAGCCGTCCAGGTCGTCCTCGGCCATCGGGTCCTCGATGGAGACGATCGGGTACGCGTCGATCAGCTTGGCCAGGTAGTCGGCGTGCTCGGAGGGCGTACGACGCACCCCCTCACCCGTGTAGTCGTACACCCCGCCGCGGAAGAACTCCGACGACGCCGGGTCCATGACCAGGCCGATGTCCGCGCCGGGCCGGTAACCGGTGCGCTCGATGGCCGCCATCACGAAGTCGAGCGCCTCCTCGGCGGTACGGAGGGAGGGCGCGAAGCCGCCCTCGTCGCCGACGCCCGTGGCGTGCCCGGCGGACAGCAGATCGCGACGGAGCGTGTGGAAGACCTCGGAGCCCATGCGGACGGCTTCCGCGAAGGTCTCCGCACCTACCGGAGCGATCATGAACTCCTGGAAGTCCAGCGGATTGTCGGCGTGGGCGCCGCCGTTGACGATGTTCATCATCGGCAGCGGGAGAAGGCGGGCGTCGGCGCCGCCGAGGTAACGGTAGAGCGGCTGGCGGTGGGCCGCGGCGGCGGCCTTGGCGGCGGCGAGGGAGACGCCGAGGAGCGCGTTGGCGCCGAGCCGGGACTTGTCGGCCGTGCCGTCGAGGGCGACGAGAGCGGCGTCGAGTCCCGCCTGGTCGCCGGCGTCGCGTCCGACGACCGCGGCGGCGATGTCGCCGTTGACGTGGGCGACCGCACGGTCGACGCCCTTGCCGTGCCAGCGCCCGGGGTCCCCGTCGCGCAGCTCCACGGCTTCCCGTGTGCCGGTGGAGGCGCCGGAGGGGACGGCGGCGCGGCCGAGGGATCCGTCGGTGAGAAGGACATCGGCCTCGACGGTGGGGTTGCCCCGGCTGTCGATGACCCGGCGGGCGGTGACGGACTGGATGACGGTGGACACGACTGCCGTGGAAACCATGGGAGGTCCTTCGCGTTGGCGCACGCCGCGACCCTGCTGCGACAACGCTGGCGCCTGCCGCGACAGCACCGACTCTACAGCAATGCTGTTCAGTTCAGCTGCTCAGTTAGCCTGCACAGTTCAGCTGTACAGTTCGGCTGCGCAGTCCGGTTGCGCGGCAGAGGGGCAGAGCTCCGCCGGTG is part of the Streptomyces sp. NBC_00250 genome and harbors:
- a CDS encoding LysR family transcriptional regulator, giving the protein MSIELRHLRCFLAIAEESSLTRAAARLHLTQPAVSRTLAALEQHLGARLVDRSTHHIALTAEGRAFRDRAAAALAAFEAAVDPARLRHRPLRLGHAWSAFGPYTTPLLRRWQREHPETPLELLRIDDRTAGLTRGEVDAALLRGPVDAPGLATEELTTEERVAAVPADGPLADRPALTLDDLADGTVVLNTVSGTTTLTLWSAAARPAATVTVANTDDWLTAIAAGRGVGVSSASTAALHPHPGVAYRPLPDAPPLPVVLAWRDAFPHPATGALVAMAREIVSGN
- the eno gene encoding phosphopyruvate hydratase gives rise to the protein MVSTAVVSTVIQSVTARRVIDSRGNPTVEADVLLTDGSLGRAAVPSGASTGTREAVELRDGDPGRWHGKGVDRAVAHVNGDIAAAVVGRDAGDQAGLDAALVALDGTADKSRLGANALLGVSLAAAKAAAAAHRQPLYRYLGGADARLLPLPMMNIVNGGAHADNPLDFQEFMIAPVGAETFAEAVRMGSEVFHTLRRDLLSAGHATGVGDEGGFAPSLRTAEEALDFVMAAIERTGYRPGADIGLVMDPASSEFFRGGVYDYTGEGVRRTPSEHADYLAKLIDAYPIVSIEDPMAEDDLDGWRELTARVGDRCQLTGDDVFCTNENLLREGIRTGVGNSVLVKVNQIGTLTEALATVATAHRAGWTVVMSHRSGETEDTTIADLAVATGCGQIKTGSLSRSDRTAKYNQLIRIEEELGASARYAGGAVLDRS